One Mucilaginibacter ginkgonis genomic region harbors:
- a CDS encoding sugar phosphate isomerase/epimerase family protein — protein sequence MDRRSFINSSGLLALSLPAAKLLDRVPARIKNYGIQLYMVRDEMEKDAPGTLAKLGKMGYTEIESYGGNKGIFWGMPNTDFKKLAADNGLTLISSHYNDSDMAFEKQVALAAQIGMKYLICPWKGPQKSIDDFKRIADEFNIKGEICKKHGLRYGYHPHDYPYKKIDGQLPIDVLLENTDKDLVYYQMDFYYTVTEGQNPQHYLTKYKDRFTLCHMRDVLKHRLLAGSKDESACDLGQGIINYPHLLNIARKNGMAHFFVEQSRYFHETPLQSAAINARYMKNLRLV from the coding sequence ATGGACCGGAGAAGTTTTATTAATAGTAGTGGCTTATTGGCATTGAGCCTGCCGGCAGCAAAACTGTTGGACCGGGTACCTGCCCGGATCAAAAACTATGGCATACAGCTATACATGGTGCGCGATGAAATGGAGAAGGACGCGCCGGGCACCCTGGCAAAACTGGGTAAAATGGGCTATACCGAAATTGAAAGCTACGGTGGCAACAAAGGCATCTTCTGGGGCATGCCTAACACCGATTTTAAGAAATTAGCTGCAGATAATGGCTTGACGCTGATATCCTCGCACTACAACGACAGCGACATGGCTTTTGAAAAGCAGGTGGCTTTGGCTGCACAGATCGGCATGAAGTATTTGATCTGCCCGTGGAAAGGCCCGCAAAAATCTATAGATGACTTCAAACGCATTGCGGATGAGTTTAATATAAAAGGCGAGATCTGTAAAAAGCACGGCTTGCGTTATGGCTATCATCCGCATGACTATCCTTACAAAAAAATAGACGGGCAATTGCCGATCGATGTTCTGCTCGAGAACACTGATAAGGACCTGGTGTACTACCAAATGGATTTCTATTACACAGTTACAGAAGGACAAAACCCCCAGCATTATCTTACAAAATATAAGGACCGCTTTACGCTTTGCCACATGCGCGATGTTTTGAAACATCGGTTACTGGCCGGCAGTAAAGATGAGTCTGCCTGTGATTTGGGGCAGGGAATCATCAATTACCCCCACCTTTTAAACATTGCCAGGAAAAACGGCATGGCTCATTTCTTTGTAGAGCAATCCAGGTACTTCCATGAAACACCCTTGCAAAGCGCAGCTATTAATGCCCGCTACATGAAAAATCTGCGCCTGGTTTAA